In the Helianthus annuus cultivar XRQ/B chromosome 11, HanXRQr2.0-SUNRISE, whole genome shotgun sequence genome, one interval contains:
- the LOC110890814 gene encoding GDSL esterase/lipase At5g45950 isoform X2: MGCLHMIINMCMALVVVMSLVINLVPQADAIAVSEIRRIAVANNVTGLFVFGDSSVDPGNNNRLKTDDKSNFPPYGIDFFSGRATGRFSNGRLATDFIAEALGYTKEIRPFLEQGVVMPFDLSHGVSFASSGSGYDNLTAQVSNVLSLSHQLKHFAHYKRNLRMRVGSKKADESIQNAVFILSMGTNDFLQNYYVELPRRAQFTVDQYGDYLISLFHDYVKKMHALGARRLVMVGVVPFGCMPLVKTLKGATKCDDEYNKVAISFDLKLQNALLTIQRTLGMKTAYVDTYGLVQSAIENPKKYGFEDTTKGCCGTGTIEYGITCKGLDACVDRDKFLFWDAVHPTERMYKIVADEALNSILTKLF; encoded by the exons ATGGGTTGTTTGCATATGATCATAAACATGTGTATGgcgttggtggtggtgatgtctCTTGTCATAAACCTAGTGCCACAAGCCGATGCCATCGCGGTATCTGAAATAAGGCGGATTGCAGTCGCAAATAACGTAACCGGTTTGTTTGTGTTTGGTGATTCAAGCGTCGACCCAGGGAATAACAACCGCCTTAAGACCGATGATAAGAGTAACTTTCCACCTTATGGGATCGACTTCTTTAGCGGTCGCGCCACTGGGAGGTTTAGTAATGGAAGACTGGCAACTGATTTTATAG CCGAGGCATTGGGTTATACGAAGGAGATTCGACCATTTCTCGAGCAAGGAGTAGTGATGCCCTTCGATCTTTCCCATGGTGTTAGTTTTGCTTCTAGCGGTTCCGGTTATGATAACCTCACTGCTCAAGTTTCG aatgTGTTGTCATTGTCGCACCAATTGAAGCATTTTGCGCATTACAAAAGAAATCTTAGGATGAGGGTAGGATCAAAAAAGGCTGACGAATCTATCCAGAACGCGGTGTTTATATTAAGCATGGGAACAAATGATTTTCTGCAAAACTATTACGTGGAGCTCCCACGACGGGCCCAATTCACCGTTGACCAATATGGAGATTACTTGATCTCTCTTTTTCATGATTACGTCAAG AAAATGCATGCTCTAGGAGCAAGAAGATTGGTGATGGTTGGAGTTGTTCCTTTTGGTTGCATGCCTTTGGTCAAGACATTGAAGGGTGCCACCAAATGTGACGATGAGTACAACAAAGTGGCTATCTCATTCGATTTGAAGTTGCAAAATGCATTACTTACAATACAAAGAACTTTAGGGATGAAAACGGCCTACGTCGACACTTATGGTCTCGTTCAAAGTGCGATTGAAAACCCTAAAAAATACG GGTTTGAAGATACTACAAAGGGGTGTTGCGGAACAGGAACGATCGAATATGGTATTACTTGTAAAGGCTTGGATGCATGTGTTGATCGAGATAAATTTTTATTTTGGGATGCTGTTCATCCAACTGAAAGGATGTATAAGATCGTTGCGGATGAGGCCTTAAATTCTATTCTCACCAAGCTTTTTTAA
- the LOC110890814 gene encoding GDSL esterase/lipase At5g45950 isoform X1: MGCLHMIINMCMALVVVMSLVINLVPQADAIAVSEIRRIAVANNVTGLFVFGDSSVDPGNNNRLKTDDKSNFPPYGIDFFSGRATGRFSNGRLATDFIAEALGYTKEIRPFLEQGVVMPFDLSHGVSFASSGSGYDNLTAQVSSLSVWFITVSAAIERKQNPNAQEQILSIKNVLSLSHQLKHFAHYKRNLRMRVGSKKADESIQNAVFILSMGTNDFLQNYYVELPRRAQFTVDQYGDYLISLFHDYVKKMHALGARRLVMVGVVPFGCMPLVKTLKGATKCDDEYNKVAISFDLKLQNALLTIQRTLGMKTAYVDTYGLVQSAIENPKKYGFEDTTKGCCGTGTIEYGITCKGLDACVDRDKFLFWDAVHPTERMYKIVADEALNSILTKLF, from the exons ATGGGTTGTTTGCATATGATCATAAACATGTGTATGgcgttggtggtggtgatgtctCTTGTCATAAACCTAGTGCCACAAGCCGATGCCATCGCGGTATCTGAAATAAGGCGGATTGCAGTCGCAAATAACGTAACCGGTTTGTTTGTGTTTGGTGATTCAAGCGTCGACCCAGGGAATAACAACCGCCTTAAGACCGATGATAAGAGTAACTTTCCACCTTATGGGATCGACTTCTTTAGCGGTCGCGCCACTGGGAGGTTTAGTAATGGAAGACTGGCAACTGATTTTATAG CCGAGGCATTGGGTTATACGAAGGAGATTCGACCATTTCTCGAGCAAGGAGTAGTGATGCCCTTCGATCTTTCCCATGGTGTTAGTTTTGCTTCTAGCGGTTCCGGTTATGATAACCTCACTGCTCAAGTTTCG TCGTTATCGGTTTGGTTCATTACGGTATCGGCAGCAATTGAAAGAAAACAAAACCCAAATGCCCAAGAACAGATTTTGTCCATCAAG aatgTGTTGTCATTGTCGCACCAATTGAAGCATTTTGCGCATTACAAAAGAAATCTTAGGATGAGGGTAGGATCAAAAAAGGCTGACGAATCTATCCAGAACGCGGTGTTTATATTAAGCATGGGAACAAATGATTTTCTGCAAAACTATTACGTGGAGCTCCCACGACGGGCCCAATTCACCGTTGACCAATATGGAGATTACTTGATCTCTCTTTTTCATGATTACGTCAAG AAAATGCATGCTCTAGGAGCAAGAAGATTGGTGATGGTTGGAGTTGTTCCTTTTGGTTGCATGCCTTTGGTCAAGACATTGAAGGGTGCCACCAAATGTGACGATGAGTACAACAAAGTGGCTATCTCATTCGATTTGAAGTTGCAAAATGCATTACTTACAATACAAAGAACTTTAGGGATGAAAACGGCCTACGTCGACACTTATGGTCTCGTTCAAAGTGCGATTGAAAACCCTAAAAAATACG GGTTTGAAGATACTACAAAGGGGTGTTGCGGAACAGGAACGATCGAATATGGTATTACTTGTAAAGGCTTGGATGCATGTGTTGATCGAGATAAATTTTTATTTTGGGATGCTGTTCATCCAACTGAAAGGATGTATAAGATCGTTGCGGATGAGGCCTTAAATTCTATTCTCACCAAGCTTTTTTAA